From a region of the Vagococcus coleopterorum genome:
- a CDS encoding DEAD/DEAH box helicase, producing the protein MATFKQFNLKPYLESALAEKGFVTPTEVQEKLIPVIKKGRSVVGQSQTGSGKTHTFLLPLMDKIDPAKDEVQVLVTAPSRELANQIYDAAIQLAEHSEEEVRVSRFVGGTDKKRQIAKLENQQPHIAIGTPGRVLDLMKENALGTHTATAFVVDEADMTLDLGFLEDVDKIAASLPSKLQMLVFSATIPENLKPFLKKYMENPVIEHIKPASIISDDIDNWLISTKGKDNNQVVYKLLTTGQPYLAIVFANTKQRVDEIANHLKSQGLKVAKIHGDILPRERKRVMKQVQNLEFQYVVATDLAARGIDIDGVSHVINAEIPNDLDFFIHRVGRTGRKGMQGTAITLYDPSDEQAINALEKLGINFIPKEIKGGEIVDGYDRNRRTKRDKTQKQLDIEMIGLVKKKKKHIKPAYKKKIGWVIAEKEQKTRKIERRAAARQMKKSKKTKR; encoded by the coding sequence ATGGCCACATTTAAACAATTTAATTTAAAACCATATCTTGAATCAGCTTTAGCTGAAAAAGGATTTGTAACGCCGACTGAAGTTCAAGAAAAATTGATTCCAGTTATTAAAAAAGGACGTAGTGTTGTGGGACAATCACAAACTGGTTCTGGTAAAACACACACATTCTTATTGCCGTTAATGGATAAAATTGATCCGGCTAAGGATGAAGTGCAAGTATTAGTAACAGCACCAAGCCGTGAGCTTGCCAATCAAATTTATGATGCCGCTATTCAATTAGCTGAACATTCTGAAGAAGAGGTTCGTGTCTCTCGTTTCGTTGGAGGAACAGATAAAAAACGTCAGATTGCTAAGTTAGAAAATCAACAACCGCACATTGCTATTGGGACACCAGGTCGTGTTCTTGATTTGATGAAAGAAAATGCCCTTGGGACACACACAGCAACAGCTTTTGTTGTAGATGAAGCTGATATGACCTTAGATTTAGGGTTCTTAGAAGATGTTGATAAAATTGCAGCAAGCTTACCAAGCAAACTACAAATGTTAGTCTTCTCAGCAACAATCCCTGAAAACTTAAAACCTTTCTTGAAAAAATATATGGAAAATCCTGTGATTGAACATATTAAACCAGCCTCAATTATTTCTGATGATATTGATAATTGGTTGATTTCAACAAAAGGAAAAGATAATAATCAAGTAGTTTATAAGCTGTTAACAACAGGACAACCATATTTAGCGATTGTCTTTGCAAATACCAAACAACGGGTGGATGAAATTGCTAACCACTTAAAATCACAAGGGTTAAAAGTTGCTAAAATTCATGGCGATATTTTACCTCGTGAACGTAAGCGTGTGATGAAACAAGTTCAAAATCTTGAATTCCAATATGTTGTTGCCACAGATTTAGCAGCACGTGGAATCGACATCGATGGTGTTTCACATGTTATTAATGCTGAAATTCCGAATGATTTAGATTTCTTTATTCACCGTGTGGGACGTACCGGTCGTAAAGGAATGCAAGGAACAGCGATTACGTTATATGATCCGAGTGATGAGCAAGCGATTAACGCACTTGAAAAACTTGGTATTAATTTTATTCCAAAAGAAATTAAAGGTGGCGAAATTGTTGATGGTTATGACCGTAATCGTCGTACCAAACGTGATAAAACACAAAAACAATTAGACATTGAAATGATTGGTTTAGTTAAGAAGAAAAAGAAACATATTAAACCAGCTTATAAGAAGAAAATTGGTTGGGTTATTGCAGAAAAAGAACAAAAAACACGTAAGATTGAACGACGTGCTGCAGCTCGCCAAATGAAAAAATCTAAAAAAACAAAACGTTAA
- a CDS encoding alpha/beta hydrolase, whose translation MKKIIMTILVIAVVAVAGGFAWGVNYLFNYAIAAGPKDFFGEDDATGSQGKDIDKWEFAKEPAKVMTQKTDDGLELSGRLFQQEQEGRKKIAIIAHGYTSSSDFMYDFGKMFYQDGYDIFLADARGHGRSEGKYIGFGWPDRLDYVKWIDQINKEYDNKVDIVLYGISMGASTVLMTSGESLPDNVKAIVADCGYDTVENELSYQLDQMFGLPAFPLIPVTSKYTEMRAGYNFKEASAVKQLEKNQLPILFIHGDKDDFVPTDMVYPLYDAAKGPKELYLVPGAKHAEAFKTDPKKYEEVVNTFLTKYLSE comes from the coding sequence ATGAAAAAAATAATTATGACTATTTTAGTGATTGCGGTAGTTGCTGTTGCTGGTGGATTTGCATGGGGAGTTAATTATCTATTTAATTATGCCATTGCTGCTGGTCCAAAGGATTTCTTTGGGGAAGATGATGCAACTGGTAGCCAGGGGAAAGATATCGATAAGTGGGAGTTCGCGAAAGAGCCTGCAAAAGTCATGACTCAAAAAACAGATGATGGTTTAGAATTAAGTGGTCGTTTATTTCAACAAGAACAAGAAGGTCGTAAAAAAATAGCTATTATTGCTCATGGTTATACAAGTAGTAGTGATTTTATGTATGATTTTGGTAAGATGTTTTATCAAGATGGCTATGATATTTTCTTAGCGGATGCGCGTGGCCATGGTCGTAGTGAAGGGAAGTATATTGGTTTTGGGTGGCCAGATCGATTAGATTACGTGAAATGGATTGACCAAATCAATAAAGAGTACGATAATAAAGTTGATATTGTATTATATGGAATCAGCATGGGGGCGTCTACGGTTCTAATGACATCAGGAGAAAGCTTACCAGATAACGTGAAAGCAATTGTTGCAGATTGTGGTTATGATACAGTTGAAAACGAATTATCTTATCAGCTTGATCAAATGTTTGGCTTGCCAGCCTTTCCTTTAATTCCTGTGACATCAAAATACACAGAAATGAGAGCAGGTTATAATTTCAAAGAGGCAAGTGCTGTCAAACAACTTGAAAAAAATCAGTTACCGATTTTATTCATTCACGGTGATAAAGATGATTTTGTTCCAACTGATATGGTCTACCCATTATATGATGCAGCTAAAGGACCAAAAGAACTTTACTTAGTACCTGGTGCGAAACATGCGGAAGCTTTTAAAACTGATCCTAAAAAATATGAAGAAGTAGTGAATACATTCTTAACTAAGTACCTATCAGAATAG
- a CDS encoding DUF7278 family profilin-like fold-containing protein, translated as MNYYDYMQLSAWQGLSDEHKLALFEDAMKPTFEERHTVGEPYMVNLRMTDAVCRTLAVEVAGQTFYFLPGQEDVDLGKEELASDVCLKDQIKEYSHLRNVTIEPMFVARKAKIVGVKDKGYYDIVTGQYVGDDRRFYEMNEARIKKELTVELDFEASLSWEYPPSILARNMFYMERDELNPDRYYLYQYEDITYSDIWLEVYSDGFQLLSEDAWEYVFAPKEENHYDHYSDERILLKEAINPSDSLLPEVYFESGSNPEKSELTAETGVMKPVALPNLDGQPKSVTDLAERLVVDVPKSNQPLSPARFNYRAAIIFYIK; from the coding sequence GTGAATTACTATGACTACATGCAATTATCGGCTTGGCAAGGACTTTCAGATGAACATAAGCTAGCCTTGTTTGAGGACGCCATGAAACCAACCTTTGAAGAACGTCACACTGTAGGAGAACCTTATATGGTGAACTTGCGGATGACGGATGCTGTGTGCCGAACACTTGCTGTTGAGGTGGCAGGACAAACTTTTTACTTTTTACCAGGTCAGGAAGATGTGGATTTAGGAAAAGAAGAGTTGGCAAGTGATGTCTGTCTTAAAGATCAGATAAAAGAGTATAGTCATCTCAGAAATGTTACAATTGAACCGATGTTTGTGGCTCGTAAGGCAAAAATAGTCGGGGTTAAAGATAAGGGCTATTATGATATTGTGACTGGTCAATATGTCGGTGATGATCGTCGTTTTTATGAAATGAATGAAGCCCGCATCAAAAAAGAGTTAACAGTTGAACTTGATTTTGAAGCGAGTTTATCATGGGAATACCCCCCAAGTATTTTGGCTCGTAATATGTTCTATATGGAACGTGATGAGCTAAATCCTGATCGTTATTATTTGTATCAGTATGAAGATATAACATACAGTGATATTTGGTTAGAAGTTTATTCTGATGGTTTTCAATTGTTATCTGAAGATGCGTGGGAATACGTTTTTGCGCCAAAGGAAGAAAACCACTATGACCATTATTCAGATGAACGGATTTTATTGAAGGAAGCCATTAATCCTTCAGATAGCCTTTTACCAGAGGTCTACTTTGAGTCAGGGAGTAATCCAGAAAAATCAGAATTAACAGCTGAAACAGGGGTTATGAAACCTGTAGCATTACCAAATTTGGATGGTCAACCGAAATCAGTTACAGACTTAGCTGAACGTTTAGTGGTTGATGTTCCAAAATCAAATCAACCGTTATCACCAGCACGCTTTAATTATCGTGCCGCCATTATTTTTTATATCAAATAG
- the alaS gene encoding alanine--tRNA ligase translates to MKKLTSSQVRQMFLDFYQEKGHAVEPSASLVPVNDPTLLWINSGVATMKKYFDGSVVPENPRMVNAQKSIRTNDIENVGKTARHHTMFEMLGNFSVGDYQKREAIIWAWEFLTDPKWIGFDADKLYVTVYPEDKDARKIWEEEVGLTSDRVIDLEGNFWDIGAGPCGPNSEIFYDRGEEFNDVAEEDPENFPGGENERYLEIWNLVFSEFNHTLEDTYEPLPNKNIDTGMGLERLLSVIQETPTNFETDLFVPIIEATAKLSDNKEYGKDVDTDTSFKVIADHTRAVAFAIGDGALPSNEGRGYVLRRLLRRAVMHGKKLGIHKPFMHQLVPVIAEIMNSYYPEVTENMAFIQKVIKTEEERFHETINDGLQILNDLIAELKAENKTVLEGKDSFKLYDTFGFPFELTEEIAEEAGLTVDHEGFEREMEGQRERARSARNTDQSMNVQSALLTDIKDSSEFIGYTETTATGQLTSLIQNETLVDKVSTGEAQLIFNQTPFYAEMGGQIFDTGVIETTDGKEVAKVVDVQKAPNGQGLHKVEVTAELASGQEYVLKVDRQRRLKVLKNHTATHLLHKALKDVLGDHANQAGSLVTPTHLRFDFSHFGQVTADELAQMETIVNEKIWEALAVETVETDIDTAKEMGAMALFGEKYGKEVRVVNIGGYSIELCGGTHVANTSDIGIFKIVSESGVGAGVRRIEAVSSQEAYELLKEEEGFLKEIAGGLKAPQLKDVPSKVEQLQKQLKEAQKENEALSAKMANQQAGDVFKDVQEVGGVSYITAQVTVKDMNQLRQLADQWKQKELSDVLVLGTAQGEKANLLVAMTKAANDKDFKAGDLIKAIAPLVGGGGGGRPDMAQAGGKNPAGIPDALAEVANWLSK, encoded by the coding sequence ATGAAAAAACTAACAAGTAGTCAAGTGCGTCAAATGTTTTTAGATTTTTATCAAGAAAAAGGTCATGCAGTTGAACCAAGCGCCTCATTAGTGCCAGTCAATGATCCAACGTTATTATGGATTAACTCTGGTGTGGCAACGATGAAAAAATATTTTGATGGATCAGTTGTGCCAGAAAACCCACGTATGGTCAATGCTCAAAAGAGTATTCGTACGAATGATATCGAAAATGTTGGTAAGACAGCTCGTCACCATACAATGTTTGAAATGTTAGGGAACTTTTCAGTTGGAGATTATCAAAAACGTGAAGCGATTATTTGGGCGTGGGAATTTTTAACAGATCCAAAATGGATTGGCTTTGATGCAGATAAATTATATGTAACGGTTTATCCTGAAGATAAAGATGCTCGTAAAATTTGGGAAGAAGAAGTTGGCCTAACATCTGACCGCGTGATTGATTTAGAAGGGAACTTCTGGGATATCGGTGCTGGCCCTTGTGGACCAAACTCAGAAATTTTTTACGATCGTGGTGAGGAGTTTAATGATGTTGCAGAAGAAGACCCTGAAAACTTCCCTGGTGGTGAAAATGAACGTTATTTAGAAATCTGGAACTTAGTATTCTCAGAGTTTAACCACACGTTAGAAGACACCTATGAACCATTACCTAATAAAAATATTGATACGGGTATGGGATTAGAACGTTTACTTTCAGTTATTCAAGAAACACCAACAAACTTTGAAACTGATTTATTTGTACCAATTATTGAAGCAACAGCTAAATTAAGTGATAACAAAGAGTATGGCAAAGATGTTGATACGGATACGTCGTTTAAAGTGATTGCCGATCATACGCGTGCTGTAGCTTTCGCCATTGGAGATGGTGCACTACCATCAAATGAAGGTCGCGGATATGTCTTACGTCGTTTATTACGTCGTGCTGTGATGCATGGTAAAAAACTAGGTATTCACAAACCATTTATGCACCAACTAGTACCAGTGATTGCTGAGATTATGAATAGCTATTATCCAGAAGTAACTGAAAATATGGCGTTCATTCAAAAAGTAATTAAAACTGAAGAAGAACGTTTCCATGAAACAATCAATGACGGCTTACAAATTTTAAATGATTTAATCGCTGAATTAAAAGCTGAAAACAAAACAGTTCTTGAAGGAAAAGATAGTTTTAAATTATACGATACGTTCGGTTTCCCATTTGAATTGACAGAAGAAATTGCTGAAGAAGCGGGGTTAACTGTTGATCATGAAGGTTTCGAACGTGAAATGGAAGGTCAACGTGAACGTGCTCGTTCAGCACGTAACACCGATCAATCAATGAATGTTCAATCGGCCTTATTAACAGATATTAAAGATAGTAGTGAATTTATTGGCTACACAGAAACAACAGCAACGGGTCAGTTAACAAGCTTGATTCAAAATGAAACATTAGTTGATAAAGTTTCAACAGGTGAAGCACAATTAATCTTTAATCAAACACCATTTTATGCTGAAATGGGTGGACAGATCTTTGATACGGGTGTGATTGAAACAACTGATGGTAAAGAAGTTGCTAAAGTTGTTGATGTTCAAAAAGCGCCAAATGGTCAAGGGTTACATAAAGTAGAGGTAACGGCTGAATTAGCTTCAGGGCAAGAATACGTCTTGAAAGTCGACCGTCAACGTCGCTTGAAAGTTTTGAAAAACCATACAGCAACTCACTTATTACATAAGGCCTTAAAAGATGTGTTGGGTGATCATGCTAACCAAGCTGGCTCATTAGTAACGCCAACGCACTTACGCTTCGACTTCTCACATTTTGGTCAAGTGACAGCTGATGAATTAGCTCAAATGGAAACAATCGTTAATGAAAAAATTTGGGAAGCATTAGCTGTTGAAACAGTTGAAACGGATATTGATACTGCCAAAGAGATGGGTGCGATGGCACTATTTGGTGAGAAATATGGTAAAGAAGTCCGTGTCGTTAATATTGGTGGTTATTCTATCGAACTATGTGGTGGAACTCATGTAGCTAATACATCTGATATCGGTATCTTCAAAATAGTTTCTGAATCAGGTGTAGGAGCAGGCGTTCGCCGGATTGAAGCTGTTTCAAGTCAAGAAGCTTATGAGTTATTAAAAGAAGAAGAAGGTTTCTTAAAAGAAATCGCAGGTGGCTTAAAAGCTCCTCAATTAAAAGATGTGCCAAGTAAAGTCGAACAACTTCAAAAACAATTAAAAGAAGCACAAAAAGAAAACGAAGCTTTAAGTGCTAAAATGGCTAATCAACAAGCAGGAGATGTTTTCAAAGATGTACAAGAAGTGGGTGGTGTGTCATATATCACAGCTCAAGTGACAGTCAAAGATATGAATCAACTGCGTCAATTAGCTGACCAATGGAAACAAAAAGAATTATCTGATGTATTAGTTCTAGGAACTGCCCAAGGCGAAAAAGCTAACTTGTTAGTTGCGATGACAAAAGCTGCTAATGATAAAGACTTTAAAGCTGGCGATTTAATTAAAGCAATCGCACCACTTGTTGGTGGTGGCGGTGGCGGTCGTCCAGATATGGCCCAAGCTGGTGGTAAAAATCCAGCAGGTATTCCTGATGCCCTAGCTGAAGTAGCAAACTGGTTATCTAAATAA
- a CDS encoding GNAT family N-acetyltransferase, which produces MEFLKAKETDKQEILDIFQQGVAYFKNLGVDQWQDGYPSMAVVESDIKLGQCYIAKEQEQIRGVIVVTAVPESDYEQLNKGAWRYDEPYTAIHRLAINKDFPAQGLSQKLLAYAEEITVGLGRQVIRVDTHEDNKGMQHILKKQGYQLIGDLTLSDDGGERIALDKKLK; this is translated from the coding sequence ATGGAATTTTTAAAAGCAAAGGAAACAGATAAGCAAGAAATCCTTGATATCTTTCAACAAGGCGTAGCATATTTTAAAAACCTTGGTGTCGACCAATGGCAAGATGGTTATCCTAGCATGGCAGTGGTGGAGTCAGACATCAAATTAGGGCAGTGTTACATTGCAAAGGAACAGGAGCAGATTCGTGGCGTCATTGTTGTGACTGCCGTTCCAGAATCTGATTATGAGCAGTTGAATAAAGGTGCATGGCGTTATGACGAGCCCTATACAGCGATTCATCGTTTAGCAATTAACAAAGATTTTCCGGCTCAAGGGTTATCCCAAAAACTGTTAGCTTATGCCGAAGAGATTACTGTTGGATTAGGTCGACAAGTGATTCGAGTAGACACTCATGAAGATAATAAAGGGATGCAACATATCCTTAAAAAACAAGGCTATCAATTAATTGGTGATTTAACCTTAAGTGACGATGGTGGCGAACGTATTGCTCTTGATAAAAAGTTAAAATAA
- a CDS encoding Cof-type HAD-IIB family hydrolase: MYKLVVSDIDETLITKDGVVTPENIAAIQAVQDKGITFMLATGRSFNDFQRILTDLGTVGLEKHYSISYNGGVITENKNNKILYKNALEQDFVHQIFEIGATYDGVLIHLFALHHTFTYRMTESERNFMDNPFQLEELTDANLDFLGDMEILKINFQADDMEQLRAIHQQLPQEVISNHDINYSSGRYLEFNPKGINKGEAVRVVAKEMGITPSEILCIGDNINDLSMVRYAGTGVSVANGVPELKEIADHICDNDHNNSAVAEAFNHFVLKK; encoded by the coding sequence ATGTATAAATTAGTAGTTAGTGATATCGATGAAACATTAATCACAAAAGATGGTGTTGTCACACCTGAAAATATTGCAGCAATCCAAGCCGTCCAAGATAAAGGAATTACCTTTATGCTAGCGACTGGTCGTAGTTTTAACGATTTCCAACGTATCTTAACTGATTTGGGAACCGTTGGTTTAGAAAAACACTACTCTATTTCGTATAACGGTGGCGTTATTACTGAAAATAAAAATAATAAAATTTTATATAAAAATGCCTTAGAACAAGATTTTGTTCACCAAATATTTGAAATCGGTGCCACTTACGACGGTGTTTTAATTCACTTATTTGCCTTACACCATACCTTTACTTATCGCATGACTGAATCAGAGCGGAACTTTATGGATAATCCTTTCCAATTGGAAGAATTAACTGATGCTAACCTTGATTTTTTAGGTGATATGGAAATCTTAAAAATCAATTTTCAAGCTGATGATATGGAGCAACTAAGAGCAATTCATCAACAATTACCTCAAGAAGTTATTAGTAACCACGATATTAATTATTCATCTGGCCGTTACCTAGAATTTAACCCTAAAGGAATTAACAAAGGGGAAGCTGTTCGTGTTGTTGCTAAAGAAATGGGCATTACGCCTTCAGAAATCCTTTGCATTGGCGATAACATTAATGATTTATCAATGGTCCGCTATGCTGGAACTGGTGTTTCGGTTGCCAATGGCGTACCAGAGTTAAAAGAAATTGCTGATCATATTTGTGATAATGACCATAATAATTCAGCTGTTGCTGAAGCCTTTAATCACTTTGTCCTAAAAAAATAA
- the murC gene encoding UDP-N-acetylmuramate--L-alanine ligase, with translation MNKSETLYHFVGIKGAGMSALALILYEKGFQVQGSDIDQYCFTQRELEKAGVPILSFADENIKDGMTVIAGNAFPDSHVEIQAALKKGLKVVRYHRFLGELMKNYTSVAVTGSHGKTSTTGLLAHVMSGIVPTSFLIGDGTGHGVKDAEYFAFEACEYRRHFLAYSPDYAIITNVDFDHPDYYKSIDDVFDAFQSFASQVNKAIVAFGDDEQLRQLKVDVPVYYYGENDSDDFQAKNIQRTTEGSKFDVFFKGELLGNFMVPAYGMHNVFNALGVIAIGHLENQDMTLVAKELATFGGVKRRFSEKKVDDMVIVDDYAHHPAEISATIDAARQKYPDKEVVAVFQPHTFTRTVALLDEFAEALDLADAVYLCDIFGSAREVQGEVTIDDLGTKISKGGSVISEENVSPLLDFHDAVMVFMGAGDVQKFQRAYETLLGTTRKNSM, from the coding sequence ATGAATAAATCAGAAACTTTGTATCATTTTGTCGGTATTAAAGGTGCGGGAATGAGTGCGCTAGCATTAATTCTTTATGAAAAAGGTTTTCAAGTTCAAGGGTCAGATATTGATCAATACTGTTTCACTCAAAGAGAATTAGAAAAAGCAGGCGTGCCAATTTTATCTTTTGCAGATGAGAACATAAAAGATGGAATGACGGTGATTGCCGGAAATGCTTTTCCAGATAGTCATGTTGAAATCCAAGCAGCCTTAAAAAAAGGCTTGAAAGTTGTTAGATATCACCGTTTCTTAGGTGAACTAATGAAAAATTATACGAGTGTGGCTGTGACTGGTTCTCATGGTAAAACAAGTACAACAGGTTTATTAGCCCATGTGATGAGTGGGATTGTTCCGACAAGTTTCTTGATTGGTGATGGAACAGGACACGGCGTGAAAGATGCGGAATATTTTGCGTTTGAAGCCTGTGAGTATCGTCGTCACTTTTTAGCGTACTCACCTGATTATGCGATTATTACAAACGTTGACTTTGATCACCCTGATTATTATAAGAGTATTGACGATGTTTTTGATGCTTTCCAATCATTTGCCAGTCAAGTCAACAAAGCAATTGTTGCTTTTGGTGATGATGAACAACTACGTCAGTTAAAAGTAGATGTTCCTGTTTATTATTACGGAGAAAATGATTCAGATGATTTCCAAGCTAAAAATATTCAACGAACAACAGAAGGATCAAAATTTGATGTCTTCTTTAAAGGTGAGTTATTAGGTAACTTTATGGTTCCGGCCTATGGTATGCACAATGTTTTTAATGCTTTAGGTGTAATTGCGATTGGTCATTTAGAAAATCAAGACATGACACTCGTAGCAAAAGAGTTAGCAACGTTTGGCGGAGTTAAGCGTCGTTTTAGCGAGAAAAAAGTCGATGATATGGTAATAGTGGATGATTATGCTCACCACCCAGCTGAGATTAGTGCAACCATTGATGCAGCTCGTCAAAAATACCCAGACAAAGAAGTAGTAGCAGTATTCCAACCACACACCTTTACACGAACGGTTGCTTTATTAGATGAATTTGCTGAAGCTTTAGATTTAGCTGATGCGGTTTATTTATGTGATATTTTTGGATCAGCTCGTGAAGTTCAAGGTGAAGTAACGATTGATGATCTAGGGACGAAGATTTCTAAAGGTGGATCAGTTATTTCGGAAGAAAATGTTTCGCCGCTGTTAGATTTCCATGATGCTGTGATGGTCTTTATGGGAGCAGGGGATGTTCAAAAATTCCAACGCGCCTATGAAACATTGTTAGGAACAACACGTAAAAATAGTATGTAA
- a CDS encoding Bax inhibitor-1/YccA family protein — MNEVNYGTTTTQSGLATFFARVYAYVGLGIAVSAVTSYLVTNVFAAQVGGYLMQHPMLLILMPIIEIALVIYLSAKSLKNPAMAMAAFVAYSAINGVVLSLILAQYTEASVTKAFVAAAVTYGVTAIVGVRTKKELSGVGHAMRSALIGLIVVMLINIFVGSSAVDMFIGFAMIIIFSGLTAYDHQTIKKMYYQVGDSPQAKGIAINCAMQLYLDFINLLLAFLRIFGSRD; from the coding sequence ATGAATGAAGTCAATTATGGAACAACGACAACTCAGTCTGGATTAGCAACGTTTTTTGCTAGAGTCTACGCTTATGTCGGTTTAGGAATTGCAGTAAGTGCAGTTACGTCTTACTTAGTTACAAATGTTTTTGCAGCCCAAGTCGGTGGCTACCTAATGCAACACCCAATGTTACTTATCTTAATGCCAATTATTGAGATTGCGTTGGTGATTTACTTAAGTGCAAAATCTCTAAAAAACCCTGCAATGGCGATGGCTGCTTTTGTAGCTTACTCAGCTATTAATGGTGTGGTACTAAGTTTGATCTTAGCTCAATATACTGAAGCAAGTGTTACGAAAGCCTTTGTTGCTGCGGCAGTAACTTACGGCGTAACAGCAATTGTCGGTGTAAGAACGAAGAAAGAATTATCAGGTGTTGGGCATGCTATGCGCAGTGCTTTAATTGGTTTGATTGTTGTGATGCTAATCAATATCTTTGTTGGTAGTTCAGCAGTCGATATGTTTATCGGTTTTGCGATGATTATTATTTTCTCTGGGTTAACAGCTTACGATCACCAAACAATTAAAAAAATGTATTACCAAGTTGGGGATAGTCCGCAAGCAAAAGGAATTGCTATTAATTGTGCGATGCAATTGTACTTAGATTTCATCAACTTATTATTAGCCTTCTTACGTATTTTTGGTAGTCGTGACTAA